Proteins encoded together in one Psilocybe cubensis strain MGC-MH-2018 chromosome 8, whole genome shotgun sequence window:
- a CDS encoding Transforming growth factor-beta receptor-associated protein 1, producing the protein MMRPPVFPRSSVLVLGPNSIQSLVPSTIISQLESLLESHRLDDSYALADQRRKKLEESLEPDEDEAEELRYVYQRIGFQCFTETLFEDAGKHLFNGEIDPRLLISYYPDLRGSLFSEDDAMDVFAGVAEHMPMEGSVDQIIVSNLVRNYSPHLAPDTLSAPPTAELRKILGMAARDMLLVFLKKNRTRRSLLKENGVGSTGDPIDIAIDTVLVKLYAEFEKTQELYALLEAPNDVALTEVEPALQSKGQYNALCILYKQRGDDLKVIEVLSKLVDGEWSDDDIKDPLGQMVNLLTEKRDRALTQQWGLWITKRNPDMGLKLLMPRDIGKRREKPEEDIALLEEIQKADPAAGVQYLEYLVLQRWSTSRELHLKLALACVDQVLSFLKDDTVAKLWRAKAASYSSSHNQSSFLSYFASTTPESGHKRARLKNLLFLAGSSLYDPELVRQRLTEQEKILKFELAIIDGKLGRHRSALQILVHGLNDSTSAETYCTLGGDIVPPKVAQSIADDNNLQDWTAVLFGSPSTKAVNGRGVGAVPLTRLKTVNEDLKKELLKILLEVYMDVGQSDLAAQLLNAQAMNLDVLDVISMVPPKWPVNMMNSFLSRSFRRTLHVQQEGKIIKNISAGQNLEVKDRTWDILREEGAVIEEEAEDEEGSDEDDGPQSFDEKKMLAEQVAMRLVPGLDPNVVKSAVQKSTSPKMGVDDLR; encoded by the exons ATGATGCGACCCCCCGTCTTTCCGCGTTCCAGtgttctcgttctcggtcCCAATTCCATTCAGTCACTGGTACCATCCACTATAATATCTCAATTGGAATCGCTATTGGAAAGTCATAGGCTCGATGATTCGTATGCACTGGCAGACCAGAGAAGGAAGAAACTGGAGGAAAGTCTCGAAcctgatgaagatgaa GCAGAAGAACTCCGATACGTGTACCAGAGGATAGGTTTCCAATGTTTTACAGAAACTCTGTTTGAAGATGCAGGGAAACACTTGTTCAACGGGGAAATAGATCCACGATTGCTCATCAGCTATTATCCCGACCTTAGGGGCTCTTTATTCTCAGAAGACGACGCAATGGATGTTTTTGCAGGTGTAGCAGAGCATATGCCCATGGAAGGGTCGGTCGACCAGATCA TTGTGTCGAACCTAGTCAGGAATTATTCCCCTCATCTAGCACCCGATACCCTATCTGCACCTCCAACTGCAGAACTTAGGAAGATACTCGGCATGGCGGCAAGGGATATGTTACTCGTCTTCCTGAAGAAAAACCGCACAAGACGCAGTTTGTTGAAGGAAAATGGGGTTGGGAGCACAGGAGACCCAATCGATATT GCAATCGACACTGTTCTTGTCAAGCTCTACGCAGAGTTTGAAAAAACTCAAGAGTTATATGCTCTTTTGGAAGCACCTAATGATGTCGCGCTGACTGAAGTCGAACCGGCATTACAAAGCAAGGGGCAGTACAACGCCTTATGCATCCTTTACAAGCAGCGTGGGGATGATCTGAAGGTCATTGAAGTTCTTTCGAA GCTTGTCGATGGAGAATGGTCAGACGATGATATCAAAGATCCCTTAGGGCAAATGGTCAATCTGCTGACAGAAAAGCGTGATAGAGCATTAACACAGCAATGGGGCCTATGGATAACCAAGCGCAACCCTGATATGGGATTAAAG CTTCTGATGCCACGAGACATTGGGAAGAGGCGTGAAAAACCAGAAGAAGATATTGCATTGCTGGAAGAGATCCAAAAAGCCGATCCAGCGGCTGGTGTTCAGTATCTAGAATATCTTGTGTTGCAGCGGTGGAGCACG TCCCGAGAACTTCATCTGAAACTAGCATTGGCATGCGTGGATCAAGTACTTTCTTTCCTAAAAGACGATACAGTGGCAAAACTCTGGAGAGCCAAAG CGGCTTCTTATTCGTCATCACATAATCAATCTTCTTTCCTCTCTTACTTTGCATCAACAACACCAGAATCTGGACATAAACGAGCAAGGCTAAAAAATCTTCTTTTTCTGGCGGGATCTTCTCTATATGACCCCGAGTTAGTACGTCAACGCCTGACAGAACAGGAGAAAATTCTGAAATTTGAGTTGGCTATCATCGACGGGAAG CTTGGTCGACATCGATCAGCGCTCCAGATTCTTGTTCACGGACTCAATGATTCAACCTCTGCTGAAACATATTGCACGCTGGGTGGCGACATTGTTCCACCCAAGGTTGCCCAATCGATAGCGGATGATAACAATTTGCAAGACTGGACTGCGGTCCTGTTTGGTTCACCGTCAACGAAAGCAGTTAACGGAAGAGGTGTGGGGGCAGTACCATTAACTCGTCTCAAAACTGTGAATGAAGACTTGAAGAAAGAGTTGCTTAAAATTCTTCTGGAGGTTTACATGGATGTTGG ACAATCGGATCTTGCAGCACAGTTGCTTAATGCACAGGCGATGAATCTTGATGTCCTGGAT GTTATTTCAATGGTGCCTCCAAAATGGCCAGTCAATATGATGAATTCCTTCTTGTCTCGTTCTTTTCGGCGGACGTTGCACGTCCAACAAGAGGGCAAGATCATCAAAAATATCAGCGCTGGTCAGAACCTCGAG GTGAAAGATCGTACCTGGGATATACTCCGAGAAGAAGGGGCAGTGATAGAAGAGGAAGCAGAGGACGAAGAGGGGagtgatgaagatgacggaCCCCAATCATTTGACGAGAAGAAAATGCTGGCAGAACAAGTTGCGATGCGCCTTGTTCCTGGCCTTGATCCTAATGTGGTCAAGAGTGCGGTCCAGAAATCCACAAGTCCAAAAATGGGCGTCGATGATCTCAGATAA
- a CDS encoding Fruiting body protein SC4, translating into MRAAITFLALPLLAAANVLPRGGGGGGYQCNTGSLKCCDHVGDVKTLSQEYPSLVSLLTATIPIDAIVGVDCSPLSAVSITSNSCSAQPACCTDNKVNGLVNVQCVPVNLNL; encoded by the exons ATGCGCGCTGCTATCACATTCCTTgccctccctctcctcgcTGCCGCCAATGTGCTTCCCCGCggtggaggtggcggtggaTACCAGTGCAACACAGGCTCTCTCAAGTGCTGTGACCATGTCGGCGAC GTCAAGACACTCAGTCAAGAATACCCATCTCTTGTAAGCCTGTTGACTGCTACAATTCCAATTGATGCAATCGTTGGAG TCGACTGCTCTCCCCTCAGTGCCGTCAGCATCACCAGCAACTCTTG CTCTGCCCAACCCGCGTGCTGCACCGATAACAAAGTC AACGGTCTCGTCAACGTGCAATGCGTTCCCGTCAACCTTAACCTCTAA
- a CDS encoding Oligopeptide transporter 1, translating to MATLSIGEADTKDVLDSEKISDRTSVDSSQDFIDEKALAEKAEAVALQVISTRDDPDLPILTFRVALLGLGLSVFSSVLSTIYTFKPQNATVSQLFCLIIAYVLGIGMAALPSHGAWRYINPGPFNIKEHTVIVIMSSTASSVAVAMEVIAALDLFYDLRLNSAVAVFSIFSTQMLGEWSSHVLRTFLVYPTYAFYPSYISVVNLLQSLHFGGALNMKRRRFFWIVFAAIFFWEWIPQYAFPLLTAISVVCMVDNGRHDFIRNLFGAGSSNEGLGLLSFSTSWTLITQGTPLVWPLQTRGYIYIGMGLGYLFLTGGYYLNVFNGRSIPFMSTSLFGEDGASYNQSAVIDSDFKLNTDALATIGLPRYTTTYALSQLFYNLSLGSAFTYVVIWHWAELKAAFGGLKFLRRGHADVDDPHYKAEVPQWAYGLLFFASLAVGIGCSYAGPHGTVLIPAWSIILFTILSWFVAIVLGFITATTGFSISIKYAIQIIAAFLHPGKPIPVMYANLFGNSTSFQTLYLLQDLKLGQYTKVPPRMTFFAQMAGSIIGSIFNFTMMKIIVTNNREVLKDPIGTRIWSGWVIQQYNSASVAMGALGKELFSFGKPAGYWIIPFAMFLGIFLPLPFYVVWKLSKPNSRLARVMKYINIPVIALYMGWLPYSVNGQWWSCVVIGIFSQWWLRTRRPRWFVKYNYLMSAALDGGSQVILFILSFAVFGASGNAISFPTWWGNSDTLSVDRCD from the exons ATGGCAACATTGAGCATTGGCGAGGCAGATACCAAGGATGTTCTTGACTCTGAAAAAATTTCAGATCGAACCTCTGTTGATTCTTCCCAGGATTTTATTGACGAGAAGGCATTGGCTGAAAAAGCTGAGGCTGTAGCTCTTCAG GTTATTTCTACCCGCGATGATCCTGACCTACCTATCTTAACATTTCGCGTCGCTCTATTGGGCCTTGGCCTAAGTGTTTTCTCATCG GTTCTCTCTACCATATACACCTTCAAACCCCAGAATGCTAccgtttcgcaattgttcTGTCTGATAATTGCGTACGTTCTGGGAATTGGCATGGCGG CCCTTCCGTCTCACGGCGCATGGAGGTACATCAACCCAGGGCCTTTCAACATCAA AGAGCATACTGTCATCGTCATTATGTCTTCGACCGCATCTAGTGTAGCAGTGGCGATGGAAGTTATAGCTGCACTTG ATCTTTTCTACGATCTACGCCTTAACTCTGCTGTGGCCgtgttttctattttttctaCCCAAATGCTAGGTGAGTGGAGCTCCCATGTTT TGAGAACATTTTTGGTTTACCCTACCTA CGCTTTCTACCCGTCCTACATATCGGTAGTCAACTTGCTCCAAAGCTTACACTTCGGAGGAGCGCTCAATatgaaaaggagaaggttCTTTTGGATTGTG TTTGCTGCAATTTTCTTCTGGGAATGGATCCCGCAGTACGCgtttcctcttcttactGCCATCTCTGTGGTATGCATGGTCGATAATGGCCGTCACGACTTCATCCGCAATCTCTTTGGTGCAGGATCTAGTAATGAAGGACTTGGACTCCTATCTTTCAGTACATCCTGGACGCTAATCACTCAAGGCACCCCTCTCGTATGGCCCCTTCAGACCCGTGGGTACATATATA TCGGAATGGGCCTAGGATATCTTTTCCTGACTGGGGGCTACTACCTGAATGTCTTTAACGGTCGGAGCATACCGTTCATGTCCACCTCCTTGTTCGGCGAAGATGGCGCCAGCTACAATCAATCGGCTGTCATTGACTCAGATTTCAAGCTCAATACCGATGCTTTAGCCACCATAGGCCTTCCACGGTACACGACAACATACGCACTATCTCAGTTATTCTACAATCTTTCGCTCGGTTCGGCATTTACATATGTTGTAATATGGCATTGGGCAGAATTAAAGGCCG CATTTGGAGGCCTAAAGTTCTTAAGAAGGGGCCACGCAGATGTCGATGATCCTCATTACAAAG CTGAAGTCCCTCAGTGGGCTTATGGTCTGCTATTCTTTGCTTCATTGGCTGTAGGAATTGGCTGCAGCTATGCTGGTCCTCATGGAACAGTGCTCATTCCGGCATGGAGCATAATTCTTTTCACAA TCCTGAGTTGGTTTGTGGCGATAGTGTTAGGATTCA TTACGGCGACCACCG GGTTTAGCATATCCATCAAGTACGCGATCCAGATTATTGCTGCATTCCTTCACCCAGGGAAGCCGAT TCCTGTTATGTACGCGAACCTATTTGGTAACAGCACGTCGTTCCAAACTTTGTATCTACTTCAAG ATCTCAAATTGGGCCAATATACCAAAGTGCCGCCTAGAATGACCTTTTTTGCTCAGATG GCGGGGTCGATCATTGGCTCAATTTTCAACTTTACCA TGATGAAAATCATCGTTACCAATAATAGAGAAGTCTTGAAAGATCCTATAGGAACTCGCATT TGGAGCGGATGGGTGATTCAACAATACAATTCTGCATCAGTAGCTATGGGCGCTCTGGGAAAGGAGCTCTTTTCGTTCGGAAAACCTGCTGGATATTGGATTATTCCATTTGCAAT GTTTTTGGGGATATTTCTTCCTTTACCATTCTATGTGGTATGGAAGCTTTCGAAGCCAAACTCAAGGCTTGCGAGGGTTATGAAATATATCAATATACCGGTTATTGCGCTTTATATGGGATG GCTCCCTTACTCCGTTAATGGACAGTGGTGGTCGTGTGTAGTGATTGGCATCTTTTCTCAATGGTGGCTCAGGACAAGGCGCCCTCGCTGGTTTGTGAAG TACAACTACCTCATGTCGGCAGCCCTCGATGGTGGCAGTCAAGTGATCCTTTTCATACTGTCTTTTGCAGTATTTGGTGCGAGCGGAAATGCTATCTCGTTCCCGACGTGGTGGGGAAACAGTGATACATTAAGTGTCGACAGGT GCGACTGA
- a CDS encoding NADH:flavin oxidoreductase (NADH:flavin oxidoreductase FG08077), whose product MAVPTAGTAVVPQKSGKPIPTLFQPLRIRGVEFQNRIILSPMCQYSAKDGFVTPWHLAHLGGIIIRGPGLSFAEGVAVLPEGRITPEDLGLWTDEHVEGLSKIVEFAHSQGQKMAIQLFHSGRKGSTSAPYLVSKGDIMASPEEGGWPDNVWGPSAIKFHPSYPQPRELTLEGIKRIIDAFVVAAKRAVIAGFDVIEIHMAHGYLLSSFASPASNKRTDEYGGSFENRIRLTIEIIDAIREVIPNDMPIFVRVSGTDWLEEVAPDEPSWRLEDTVRVATVFAEHGVDLIDVSAGGIDFRQKIRSGPQYQVFLAAAVKKALGDKILVGAVGQLHGGKDAQSVLDSGSADVIFVGREFLKNPGQVWAMAEELGVEIQTAKQIVTNLTLLMVGAFRSKRYVQLSPLCQYSAQDGLVTPWHLVHFGGIITRGPGLSFFEGTAVSPEGRGTPQDVGIWTDEQAESLSKIVEFAHGQGQKIAIQLTHAGRKASTIAPWLAFAGAPPTAPKELGGWPDNCWAPSAIQFAPGYPEPREISVEGIKEVIIAHVEAAKRAVKAGFDVIEVHSGHGYLLSSFLTPTSNKRKDQYGGSFENRIRFTLEVVDAVRAVIPEGMPLFVRISGTEWLEEEDEPSWKTEDTVKLASILIEHGVDFLDVSAGGLNSRQKVRPGPAYQAPFAAAVKTALGDKIVVGAVGNLHDGHRAEELLQSGRADVVFIGRKFQKNPGQVWTMAEELGVEAKFASQMQWGSQDM is encoded by the exons ATGGCG GTGCCCACTGCTGGCACAGCGGTCGTTCCTCAGAAAAGCGGAAAGCCCATTCCAACACTTTTTCAGCCTCTCAGAATCCGTGGAGTCGAATTTCAAAACAGAATCATT TTATCTCCCATGTGCCAATATTCTGCAAAGGACGGTTTTGTTACCCCTTGGCATCTCGCACATC TGGGTGGAATAATAATACGAGGACCAGGCTTAAGCTTCGCCGAAGGAGTAGCCGTATTGCCAGAAGGTCGTATCACACCTGAAGACCTTGGTTTATGGACAGATGAACACGTTGAAGGATTATCAAAAATCGTCGAATTCGCGCATTCGCAAGGCCAAAAAATGGCCATCCAGCTTTTCCATTCCGGCCGCAAGGGCTCTACCAGTGCGCCTTACCTTGTTAGCAAGGGCGACATCATGGCCTCACCAGAGGAAGGAGGCTGGCCTGACAATGTCTGGGGACCATCTGCTATTAAATTCCATCCTTCTTATCCTCAACCTCGCGAGTTGACTTTGGAAGGTATTAAAAGGATAATTGACGCGTTTGTTGTCGCTGCGAAGCGGGCAGTTATAGCTGGTTTTGACGTCATCGAAATCCACATGGCCCATGGGTACCTGCTCTCATCGTTTGCAAGTCCGGCCAGCAACAAACGGACAGATGAATATGGCGGAAGCTTCGAAAATAGGATACGATTAACCATCGAGATCATTGACGCAATTAGAGAGGTCATTCCCAACGATATGCCGATTTTTGTGAG AGTATCTGGAACAGATTGGCTTGAAGAAGTTGCGCCTGATGAGCCGTCATGGAGGTTAGAGGACACCGTCAGGGTAGCCACAGTCTTTGCAGAGCACGGTGTCGACTTGATCGACGTTTCGGCAGGAGGAATCGACTTCAGGCAAAAGATCCGATCAGGCCCACAATATCAAGTATTCCTTGCAGCCGCGGTCAAAAAAGCCTTGGGCGACAAAATTCTTGTTGGGGCCGTCGGACAACTGCACGGCGGCAAAGATGCGCAGAGTGTTTTAGACTCCGGCAGCGCCGACGTGATTTTTGTAGGTCGAGAATTCTTGAAGAATCCCGGTCAGGTGTGGGCGATGGCTGAGGAGCTCGGGGTGGAAATTCAAACGGCCAAGCAAATAG TGACCAATTTAACATTGCTGATGGTGGGCGCGTTTCGTTCTAAACGATATGTTCAGCTATCTCCGTTGTGCCAATACTCGGCACAGGACGGTCTCGTGACACCCTGGCATTTAGTCCACT TTGGCGGAATCATCACCCGCGGTCCTGGTTTGTCTTTCTTTGAGGGGACGGCTGTGTCGCCGGAGGGTCGAGGCACCCCTCAGGACGTAGGAATTTGGACTGATGAGCAAGCCGAATCGCTTTCTAAGATTGTTGAGTTCGCACATGGACAGGGGCAGAAGATCGCCATCCAGCTGACGCACGCTGGCCGTAAAGCATCCACGATTGCGCCTTGGCTGGCGTTCGCTGGTGCACCGCCGACTGCACCCAAAGAACTCGGTGGCTGGCCGGACAATTGCTGGGCACCGTCGGCGATCCAATTTGCGCCTGGGTATCCGGAGCCTCGAGAGATTTCCGTCGAAGGAATCAAAGAGGTCATCATAGCTCATGTGGAGGCCGCAAAGAGGGCGGTCAAGGCTGGATTTGATGTTATTGAAGTACACAGTGGCCATGGATATTTGTTGTCTTCATTCTTGACCCCTACGAGCAACAAGCGAAAAGATCAGTACGGAGGCAGCTTCGAGAACAGAATTCGCTTCACTCTGGAGGTTGTTGATGCTGTAAGAGCAGTTATTCCAGAGGGCATGCCGTTGTTTGTGCG AATTTCTGGAACAGAATGgctggaggaagaggacgaacCATCTTGGAAAACAGAAGACACGGTCAAGCTCGCCTCAATCCTCATCGAACACGGCGTCGATTTCCTGGATGTCTCCGCTGGCGGTCTCAACTCTCGGCAAAAAGTCCGCCCAGGACCTGCATATCAAGCACCTTTCGCGGCAGCGGTCAAAACAGCATTAGGGGACAAAATTGTAGTTGGGGCAGTAGGCAACCTTCATGATGGACATAGGGCAGAGGAGTTATTGCAGTCTGGACGTGCGGATGTCGTGTTCATCGGTCGAAAATTCCAAAAAAATCCTGGGCAGGTATGGACTATGGCTGAGGAGTTGGGGGTGGAGGCAAAATTTGCCAGTCAAATGCAATGGGGCTCCCAGGATATGTAA
- a CDS encoding putative signal peptidase complex subunit 2, with translation MARSKKIPELTTTPTDTNNAQTLSPTSSRTRSPPSPESERPMGPLSAALPSSTRDVVKVNNGSATELKNACDDAVKRYLSRPELFRQDHRHTDVRLALGWLSVFVAAGTALYGYKIDFEKSKPVVTLGLILYIILTVGQTLYAYFFEGNTIFVGKRKSLSKRIISERIQLASSTIPPAKSSSSLSPSNSPSYQLAITYVRSTNKGKSLLAKGRTKGAQSYSSFFDDQGNMDQEGFERWVGELVEQAMDGKSA, from the exons ATGGCTCGCAGCAAAAAAATTCCTGAactcaccaccacccctACCGATACAAACAACGCCCAAACTCTCAGCCCAACCTCCAGTCGCACACGATCACCACCGTCACCAGAATCAGAACGACCTATGGGACCTTTATCTGCCGCTCTACCCTCTTCAACCAGAGACGTTGTGAAAGTCAACAATGGGAGTGCTACAGAGCTCAAGAATGCTTGTGATGATGCTGTAAAACGT TACCTATCACGACCGGAGCTCTTCAGACAAGATCATCGTCATACAGACGTCCGCCTGGCGCTTGGTTGGTTGAGTGTATTCGTGGCCGCGGGTACGGCTCTCTATGGATATAAGATTGACTTCGAAAAGTCAAAGCCTGTCGTTACCTTGGGACTTATCCT ATATATCATCTTGACAGTTGGGCAAACACTCTACGCATACTTCTTTGAAGGCAATACCATTTTTGTAGGGAAAAGAAAATCTTTGTCAAAGCGT ATTATAAGTGAACGCATTCAACTCGCGTCATCAACAATACCACCAGcaaaatcatcatcatcactaTCTCCTTCGAACTCTCCTTCTTATCAACTCGCCATTACGTATGTCCGCTCCACGAACAAGGGCAAATCCCTCCTCGCCAAAGGGCGAACAAAAGGCGCACAATCATATAGCtcattttttgatgaccaaGGAAACATGGATCAAGAGGGATTTGAGCGATGGGTGGGAGAACTTGTTGAACAGGCCATGGATGGGAAGTCGGCATGA